DNA from Borreliella garinii:
CTCTTCAGCAAGAATAGAAAAAATAAAATCCGTGCTCTGAGACGGCACATAATTAGCATGGGTATAAGGCCCTTTTAAAAATCCTTTACCAAAAAGACCTCCAGAACCGATTGCTATCTTAACTTGATTCAAATTCCAACCAGCGCCCTTAGCATCAATAGCAGGGTCCAAGAATACTAAAAACCGTTTAATCTGATAAGTCTTCATTAACTTTGAAAGGACTTTTGAAAGCACTATTGAAACCAATAAAATAGAACTTGCAAAAAATACATAAAAGTAAATTATTTTAATACTCAAACCATATTTAGCAATAAAAAATCCTAAAACAGAAATCAAAAGTATTAAAAGCAATACCCCTATTATTACTCTAAAATAAAAAGGATTTGAGAAAATAAGATAAAACACATTACCCATATTTACCTTATATTCATACCAAACGGGCAGAATTGCAAAAATAAAAGAAAAAAATCCTATCAACGTAAATGCTAAAACATAATGTAAATCTATTCCTGCAAAAAAAGAAATAAATATAAAAATGGTTAAATACACTATAGCTGTACCAAAATCAGGCTGCAATAATATAAGAATCACTGATGGAAAAATTAATAAAAATGCAGCAATAAAGATAAAAAATTCATTATAACCTTTTTTTTCAGTATAAAATTTTGAAAGGGTTAAAATAATAATAACTTTACCAAATTCAGAAGGTTGTCCTCCAAGTTTCCATATACCAATCCAAGACCTTGCTCCGTTTACCGTCATTCCAAAAAGTGCAGTACAAATTAAAGCTAAGATTAATAAAAAATATAAAGGATATACCATGCTATAAACAAATTTTAAATCATATTTACCCACTATAAAAATTAGAAAAAATCCAATAATTACCCAAAATATTTGCTTTATATATTCATTCTTAGTTAAAGATCCACTAATATTATAATCGCTAGAATAAATTAACAATATACCAACAAAAGAAACTATAAGTAGGCTTATCAAAGCTAAATAATCATAATTTTTTCTAAAAACCATTAATCTACCTAATATACCATGGCCTATAACCTTTAAGAATATCTTCATAGCTTTGATTTGCAAAAATACCTTGCATTATTAAATCTGTAGATTTTGCAGGCCACCAATCCACATTGCTCTTTGCCTCAACTAAACTAAAAACAATAATTTGATTATCAGCTGAACCGTTATAAGGAGCAAGTCCAATAAAAGAACTATTTTCAAAACCATCTATACCGGTTTGACCAGTACCTGTTTTGCCTCCAACCTCAACAGCTTTCGTAAGAACTGCATATCTTGCTGTACCATAAGTTATAACACTTCTCATATATTTTTTTAGAAGCTTAAATGTGTTCTTACTAATAAGGTTTGTCTTTCTTAGTATTTCTGGTTTATTTTCAAGAAGAACTTCATTACCACCGCCTTTTAAAATTTTATTTACAATTCTAGGCTTATATATAACACCTTCGTTTGCAATCATAGCAACCATATTGACAATCTGAATAGGAGTAGCATTTAAAAATCCTTGACCTATTGAAAAATTAACAGTATCTCCTCCTACCCAAGACTGATTAAAAGTTTTTTCTTTCCACTCAGGACTAGGAAGAAGACCAGATACTTCGTTGGGCAAATCAATTCCCGTTTTTTCTCCAAACCCGAATTCTTTTGCATATTTTCTAATTCTATCAACCCCAAGATACTTAAGTCCAAGTGTATAAAAATAAACATTAGAAGAATGTGCAATTGCCTCTTCTAAATTAACATACCCATGACCGCCCGGCTTCCAACAATGAAAAATTCTATTTCCAACTTTAAAATGTCCAGGGCAATAAATTTTACGATCTTTATCTATAACTTTCTCTTCAAGAATAGCAGCAGCAACAACTAATTTAAAAATAGACGCTGGTGGATAAACAGATTGAATCGCTTTATTTAAAAAAGAATAATCTTCTTTATTATATTTATTGTAAACATCTCTCATAGAATAATAAGGATAATTATGAAGAGCAAGAACAGCGCCTGTTGATGGTTTTAATACCACAATAGCACCATACCTTTTACCTAAAGCATTCTTAGCAAGATCTTGAATATCTTTATTAATATTAAGTACAACATCATTACCCGGCACCATATTCCTTATAATAGTGCCGTCGTCTATTCTTCTCTCCTTGGAATCTACTTTGTATTTAATTAATCCCTCTTGTCCTCTAATATAATTATCATAAACTTGTTCAATACCCAACTTTCCAATTGTAGAAGTATTATCATATCCACTAATATTATAAAAAGTTCTAAGTTCTCTTTGATTTATTTGTCCAACATAACCTATTGAATGCGAATATGAATCGTCTACTAAATAGTTACGCTTAAAAGAATAGGTCCATAAAAGAGCAGGATAATAAAACTTTTTTTCAGAAATTTTAAACAACATCTTTGGAGTAAGTTCAACTATTTCAACATCTTTTAGATATCCACCAGGCTCTTGAAGTTTAGATAAAATGATTGATTTATCAATATCTAGAGTGCTTGATAAAAAGTCTATCATCTCAATTCTAGTAGCAACAGGCATATTATAATACTGTTGCAAGCTTATCTTTAAGATAAACATAGTTAAATTATTTGCCAAAACATTAGAATTAGAATCTAAGATCTCACCCCTTGAGGCATTGATTTTTTCCAATCTTGATAAAAAAACATTAGCTTCTCTATCGTAAAATAAGTGCTTACCAATTTGCATTTGAAATAAAATCGCTAAATAAAGCAACATAATTGCTATTAAAAACAATATGGCAAACTTGTATCTAAAATTTGTTATAACACCCACTAATAATCCTCTTTAAAAGAATAAAAACTTCTAGTAAAATAATTTTGAATTGGATATAAAAAGTTGATAAACATTATATTTACAACAAGGTCAAGATTAAAAATTGAATAATTAAAAGATTTTAAATCTATGAAATCATAAAATATGATAGCCAAAAACCATAATATAACTTTTGCAAAGACAAAAAATATTGTCATACTAAGCATATTTTTAGGCATTAATAACTTTATTTTATTGTTAAAATAAAATATTAGTGTATACCCAAAAACAAAAAATCCAAGTGGTAATCCTGTAAAATAATCCATAAGAAGACCATATAAAATACTAGATAATAATCCCACATTAAAAATAAAATTCAAAGAATTAAAAACTAAAAAAATTAAAAAAATATCTATTGAAAAATAAAAATAAGTTGCAAAATAATGTTGAAAAATTTTACCTAAAAATGCACTAGAAATAAAATATGTAAAAAATGCTACCATTATTCACTAATCTCTTTATTGTTTTTAACAAGAAAAACATACTCAAGTTTGTCTAAAACTATTGCCGGTTCTACTTCTATTTTTAAAAGAGAATTGTAATCAAGAATATGAAAATTGGTAATCTTTCCAATATAAATACCAACTGGATATTCACTAAACCCAGCAGTAACAATAGGATCACCTATTTTCAAATCTTTTTCAGCAAGTCTATTAACATAATTCATTTCAAGTTTTTTACCATAACCATTTCCTTCAATAAGGCCTATAAACCTACTGCTTTGAATCCTTGCCGAAACAAAATTTTCATAATTAGTTAAAGGCAAAATTTTAGCAGTATTAGAATAAACTTTTACAACTTTACCTACAAGTCCACTAAATCCATCTTGATATGCAACTGCTATCATATCCTTTTCTATCCCATCATTGAATCCTTTATTAATAGCCATTAAAGTCGATATATTTGAATAATTTAGATATATAATCTCTGCTGAAATAAAATCGCTAGAACTTGACGAATAAAAATTTAATTGCTCTTTAAGGCGAATATTCTCTTGCCTTAATGACTGTATATTTTGAGTTACTATTTCAAGCTGTTGTATCCTTTTTTTATAAAATTCTATCTTGTCCTTATAATTTTTGTATTCATTTACAGTTTTAAAAACATTGGAAATAAAACTCAAAGCCCCATGCATTCTACTTTGAATATAAGAATTAAAAGTAAAAAACAAAAAATTATCAGGCCTTCTCCTTTGAACACTGCTTGAATCATAAATCATAAAAACAAGAGCAACTATCAATACCAAAAGCACTTTGATAAAATTCTTGAATTTGACAAGAAAATTCATAACTTATTCATTGATAAAACTGTAAATATTCTTACTGATATCTATTCTGTTAGCATAATCATAAAATAATCCCGCACCAACAGCTACAGAGAGAAGCGGATTGTCTGCAACATAAACAGGAACTCCGGTCTCTTTTGAAAGAAGCCTATTTAAACCCTTAAGAAGAGCTCCTCCTCCTGTTAAAATGATGCCACGTTCAACAATGTCTGTAGCAAGCTCTGGAGGCGTTGCACCAAGAGTGCGCTTAACTTCATCCACAACAACATTAATGGGTTCTTGTAAAGATTCCCTTACTTCCATAGAATCAACAAGTTGCTTTCTAGGAAGGCCGGTTACAGCATCTGTGCCCTTAATATCTATTTTTTCTACCCTCAGATTTTGAATATCGGGATATACATTTCCTATCTTAATTTTTAATTTTTCTGCTGTCTGTTGACCAATTATAATATTATGAGAATTCCTCATATACTTTATTATGCTCTCATCAAATTCGTCACCACCAGTTCTAATCGCTCTACTTACAACCATACCACCAAGAGAAATAACCGATATTTCTGTAGTTCCACCTCCAATGTCACACACCATATGCCCTGTAGGTTCAAAAATAGGAATATCAGATCCAATAGCAGCTGCAAGAGACTCTTCTATTACCTTAACTTCTCTTGCACCAGCATTCATTGCACTTTCTTTTACAGCTCTTCGCTCAACCTCTGTAATGCAAGTTGGGACACCTATTACCATTCTTGGCTTGAAAAACAATTTTTTACGCGAAAAAATTTGATTAATGAAATATTTAATCATCTTCTCCGTATTCTCAATATCAGCAATAACTCCATCTCTAAGTGGACGCACAGCTTTAATATTTTCTGGAGTTTTCCAAAGCATTTTTTTAGCATTTCGGCCAACCGCAACAACTTTATTACCTTTGGTAATATCTATTGCAACAACAGAAGGCTCACTCATAACCACACCATAATCTTTAATATAAACCAACGTATTACATGTACCAAGATCAATACCAATATCTATTAAAAAAGACTTAAACAAATTCAAATCAACCTCCCTAAAAGTCTTCCAAAGTAATTCCAAGCCTCTCTCTTGCTGATTCTAAATAAGGATTTAGATTGAGAGCTTCTCTCCAGTATTTTCTAGCTTTAGGATAATCTTTATCTTTCTTTCTATATATATCTCCTATTTTAACATAAACGCTAGAATTTGAACTATTAATTTCTAGAACTTTATTATAGTAATTAAAAGCATTGTCAAAGTCACCCTTATCTAATAGAATGTCTCCATAAAGCAAATATACCTTTTGAATTAAATTTTCATCAGTTTTCTCACCCTTTGACAATTTTTCTTGCTCTTCTTCTATTATTTTTTTTATATACTCGATACTTTTATTTATATCATTCAGCTTATAATTAACATAAGCCAAGCTCCAAAGCACTAAATCAGATTTATTTTCATTATAAGCTTTTTCAAAAAACTTTAAACTAGACTTGTAATCTCTTAAAAGCTGATAAGAATACCCCAAATATTCAAAAATATCCTCTT
Protein-coding regions in this window:
- the mreC gene encoding rod shape-determining protein MreC, giving the protein MNFLVKFKNFIKVLLVLIVALVFMIYDSSSVQRRRPDNFLFFTFNSYIQSRMHGALSFISNVFKTVNEYKNYKDKIEFYKKRIQQLEIVTQNIQSLRQENIRLKEQLNFYSSSSSDFISAEIIYLNYSNISTLMAINKGFNDGIEKDMIAVAYQDGFSGLVGKVVKVYSNTAKILPLTNYENFVSARIQSSRFIGLIEGNGYGKKLEMNYVNRLAEKDLKIGDPIVTAGFSEYPVGIYIGKITNFHILDYNSLLKIEVEPAIVLDKLEYVFLVKNNKEISE
- a CDS encoding tetratricopeptide repeat protein: MEIRYLRYIFYSFMIFIFIFLIYYILSYFKSFSNTYLKAGPTEVDLLLLWDKKEYKEIIDYAENDIKNHRFDFNLNLLLGFSYFYYSLIVNEGYLKGEFLDKSIERLRFLISINNGVSIGPLYYILGKAYSHKGEFYSELAVKFLKKALSVDNFNFMNIKEDIFEYLGYSYQLLRDYKSSLKFFEKAYNENKSDLVLWSLAYVNYKLNDINKSIEYIKKIIEEEQEKLSKGEKTDENLIQKVYLLYGDILLDKGDFDNAFNYYNKVLEINSSNSSVYVKIGDIYRKKDKDYPKARKYWREALNLNPYLESARERLGITLEDF
- the mrdA gene encoding penicillin-binding protein 2, translating into MGVITNFRYKFAILFLIAIMLLYLAILFQMQIGKHLFYDREANVFLSRLEKINASRGEILDSNSNVLANNLTMFILKISLQQYYNMPVATRIEMIDFLSSTLDIDKSIILSKLQEPGGYLKDVEIVELTPKMLFKISEKKFYYPALLWTYSFKRNYLVDDSYSHSIGYVGQINQRELRTFYNISGYDNTSTIGKLGIEQVYDNYIRGQEGLIKYKVDSKERRIDDGTIIRNMVPGNDVVLNINKDIQDLAKNALGKRYGAIVVLKPSTGAVLALHNYPYYSMRDVYNKYNKEDYSFLNKAIQSVYPPASIFKLVVAAAILEEKVIDKDRKIYCPGHFKVGNRIFHCWKPGGHGYVNLEEAIAHSSNVYFYTLGLKYLGVDRIRKYAKEFGFGEKTGIDLPNEVSGLLPSPEWKEKTFNQSWVGGDTVNFSIGQGFLNATPIQIVNMVAMIANEGVIYKPRIVNKILKGGGNEVLLENKPEILRKTNLISKNTFKLLKKYMRSVITYGTARYAVLTKAVEVGGKTGTGQTGIDGFENSSFIGLAPYNGSADNQIIVFSLVEAKSNVDWWPAKSTDLIMQGIFANQSYEDILKGYRPWYIR
- the rodA gene encoding rod shape-determining protein RodA, which gives rise to MVFRKNYDYLALISLLIVSFVGILLIYSSDYNISGSLTKNEYIKQIFWVIIGFFLIFIVGKYDLKFVYSMVYPLYFLLILALICTALFGMTVNGARSWIGIWKLGGQPSEFGKVIIILTLSKFYTEKKGYNEFFIFIAAFLLIFPSVILILLQPDFGTAIVYLTIFIFISFFAGIDLHYVLAFTLIGFFSFIFAILPVWYEYKVNMGNVFYLIFSNPFYFRVIIGVLLLILLISVLGFFIAKYGLSIKIIYFYVFFASSILLVSIVLSKVLSKLMKTYQIKRFLVFLDPAIDAKGAGWNLNQVKIAIGSGGLFGKGFLKGPYTHANYVPSQSTDFIFSILAEEFGFLGVSTILILFFFLFFKFLIIMNKSQDRYMALVISGILGLLFFHTSFNVGMSLGVLPITGIPFPFLSYGGSSTITFFLAMSFYFNIESIVAMD
- a CDS encoding rod shape-determining protein — encoded protein: MNLFKSFLIDIGIDLGTCNTLVYIKDYGVVMSEPSVVAIDITKGNKVVAVGRNAKKMLWKTPENIKAVRPLRDGVIADIENTEKMIKYFINQIFSRKKLFFKPRMVIGVPTCITEVERRAVKESAMNAGAREVKVIEESLAAAIGSDIPIFEPTGHMVCDIGGGTTEISVISLGGMVVSRAIRTGGDEFDESIIKYMRNSHNIIIGQQTAEKLKIKIGNVYPDIQNLRVEKIDIKGTDAVTGLPRKQLVDSMEVRESLQEPINVVVDEVKRTLGATPPELATDIVERGIILTGGGALLKGLNRLLSKETGVPVYVADNPLLSVAVGAGLFYDYANRIDISKNIYSFINE